From a region of the Rathayibacter sp. VKM Ac-2804 genome:
- a CDS encoding DHA2 family efflux MFS transporter permease subunit translates to MTERTLPETRPAAAADKPSTALDPRSRLVISLLLVSAFVVILNETIMSVALPDLMRDFGVEAHVGQWLSTAFMLTMAVVIPITGYLIQRLHTRTLFAAAMTLFSIGTLTAALAPTFEVLLAARVVQAGGTAIMMPLLMTTVMTLVPPAIRGRMMGNISIVISVAPAVGPTISGVILNFLSWRWMFWIVLPIAVGALLLGLRKVENVTEPRKIPIDSLSVVLSVFGFGGLVYGLSSLGEGGEAIVAPWVPFVVAGVGLAAFIVRQLLLQKTDRALLDLRTFSSGNFTVVIVMMAVSMSALFGTLILLPLYTQNVLGLTPLETGLLLLPGGLLMGLLAPFVGRGYDRFGPRVLLVPGSIIVAGALWGYTTLDENSVSWFILSLHVVLSLGLALVFTPLFTAGLGSVRPALYSHGSAIIGTVQQLGGAAGTALFVTVLSVQSAALAREGVDEVVATAGGIHSAFVWGASIATAAIVAAFFVKRPAESDVPRPVVAH, encoded by the coding sequence GTGACCGAGCGCACCCTTCCCGAGACCCGGCCCGCCGCCGCGGCCGACAAGCCCTCCACGGCGCTCGACCCGCGCAGCCGCCTCGTCATCAGCCTCCTGCTGGTGTCGGCCTTCGTCGTCATCCTCAACGAGACGATCATGAGCGTGGCGCTGCCCGACCTCATGCGCGACTTCGGCGTCGAGGCGCACGTCGGCCAGTGGCTCTCGACCGCGTTCATGCTGACGATGGCGGTCGTCATCCCGATCACCGGCTACCTGATCCAGCGCCTGCACACCCGCACGCTGTTCGCCGCCGCGATGACGCTGTTCAGCATCGGCACGCTGACCGCCGCGCTCGCGCCGACCTTCGAGGTCCTGCTGGCCGCGCGCGTCGTGCAGGCCGGCGGCACGGCGATCATGATGCCGCTGCTGATGACCACCGTGATGACCCTCGTCCCGCCGGCGATCCGCGGCCGGATGATGGGCAACATCTCCATCGTCATCTCGGTCGCCCCCGCGGTCGGCCCGACGATCTCGGGCGTCATCCTCAACTTCCTCAGCTGGCGCTGGATGTTCTGGATCGTGCTGCCGATCGCGGTCGGCGCGCTCCTCCTCGGCCTCCGCAAGGTCGAGAACGTGACCGAGCCGCGGAAGATCCCGATCGACTCGCTCTCCGTCGTGCTCTCGGTCTTCGGCTTCGGCGGCCTGGTCTACGGCCTCAGCAGCCTGGGCGAGGGCGGCGAAGCGATCGTCGCGCCCTGGGTGCCCTTCGTCGTCGCCGGTGTCGGCCTCGCGGCGTTCATCGTCCGCCAGCTGCTGCTGCAGAAGACCGACCGCGCCCTGCTGGACCTCCGCACCTTCTCCTCCGGCAACTTCACCGTGGTCATCGTGATGATGGCGGTGAGCATGTCGGCGCTCTTCGGCACGCTGATCCTGCTCCCGCTCTACACGCAGAACGTGCTCGGCCTCACCCCGCTCGAGACCGGCCTGCTGCTGCTCCCCGGCGGGCTGCTGATGGGTCTGCTCGCGCCGTTCGTCGGCCGCGGCTACGACCGCTTCGGCCCGCGGGTGTTGCTGGTGCCCGGCTCGATCATCGTCGCCGGTGCGCTGTGGGGCTACACGACGCTCGACGAGAACTCGGTCTCCTGGTTCATCCTCTCCCTGCACGTGGTGCTGAGCCTCGGCCTCGCGCTGGTCTTCACGCCGCTGTTCACCGCGGGCCTCGGCTCGGTGCGCCCCGCGCTCTACTCGCACGGCAGCGCGATCATCGGCACGGTCCAGCAGCTCGGCGGCGCGGCTGGCACGGCGCTGTTCGTCACCGTGCTGTCGGTCCAGTCGGCCGCGCTCGCCCGCGAGGGCGTCGACGAGGTCGTCGCCACGGCGGGCGGCATCCACTCCGCGTTCGTCTGGGGCGCCTCCATCGCCACCGCCGCGATCGTCGCCGCCTTCTTCGTGAAGCGGCCCGCCGAGTCGGACGTGCCGCGTCCGGTGGTCGCGCACTAG